In Rhinopithecus roxellana isolate Shanxi Qingling chromosome 4, ASM756505v1, whole genome shotgun sequence, a single genomic region encodes these proteins:
- the LOC104673877 gene encoding HLA class II histocompatibility antigen, DRB1-1 beta chain yields MVCLKLPGGSCMAALTVTLMVLSSPLALAGDTQPRFLEQVKYECHFFNGTERVRLLERHFYNQEEFLRFDSDVGEYRAVTELGRPVAENWNSRRDYLEQRRAAVDTYCRHNYGVVESFTVQRRVQPKVTVYPSKTQPLQHHNLLVCSVNGFYPGSIEVRWFRNGQEEKAGVVSTGLIQNGDWTFQTLVMLETVPQSGEVYTCQVEHPSVASPLTVEWRARSESAQSKMLSGVGGFVLGLLFLGAGLFIYFRNQKGHAGLQPTGLLS; encoded by the exons ATGGTGTGTCTGAAGCTCCCCGGAGGCTCCTGCATGGCAGCTCTCACAGTGACACTGATGGTGCTGAGCTCCCCACTGGCTTTGGCTGGGGACACCCAAC CACGTTTCTTGGAGCAGGTTAAGTATGAGTGTCACTTCTTCAACGGGACGGAGCGGGTGCGGCTCCTGGAGAGACACTTCTATAACCAGGAGGAGTTCCTGCGCTTCGACAGCGACGTGGGGGAGTACCGGGCGGTGACGGAGCTGGGGCGGCCTGTCGCCGAGAACTGGAACAGTCGGAGGGACTACCTGGAGCAGAGGCGGGCCGCGGTGGACACCTACTGCAGACACAACTACGGGGTTGTGGAGAGCTTCACAGTGCAGCGGCGAG TCCAACCTAAGGTGACTGTGTATCCTTCAAAGACCCAGCCCCTGCAGCACCACAACCTCCTGGTCTGCTCTGTGAATGGTTTCTATCCAGGCAGCATTGAAGTCAGGTGGTTCCGGAACGGCCAGGAAGAGAAGGCTGGGGTGGTGTCCACAGGCCTGATCCAGAATGGAGACTGGACCTTCCAGACCCTGGTGATGCTGGAAACAGTTCCTCAGAGTGGAGAGGTTTACACCTGCCAAGTGGAGCACCCAAGCGTGGCGAGCCCTCTCACAGTGGAATGGA GAGCACGGTCTGAATCTGCACAGAGCAAGATGCTGAGTGGAGTCGGGGGCTTTGTGCTGGGCCTGCTCTTCCTTGGGGCTGGGCTGTTCATCTACTTCAGGAATCAGAAAG GACACGCTGGACTTCAGCCAACAG gactcctgagctga